One Glycine soja cultivar W05 chromosome 2, ASM419377v2, whole genome shotgun sequence genomic region harbors:
- the LOC114370185 gene encoding protein MAIN-LIKE 1-like, translated as MTKDVPHMSEDVPDMAEDAPEMTANVQVDDGAEGSHADDAEGFPGGPRDPSVLTSFADHVAHAIWGGQERPELKLVSHGRKVTLIGRPVPEIEGLVGTTRLSPLIGYSVVTGDPGLISAFVERWHIKTSTFHLPVGELTITLDDVSSLLHLPISGAFHSFHALSVDEAIFLLTELLEVSAEETRAETTRSRGTYVRLGWVQDIYKMRCEAWRWIVAARAYLLHLVGCTLFANKSATYVHVVHLEAFRDLGQSGGYAWGVAALVHMYDQLDEASRTTTRQIAGYLTLLRCWIYEHFPSVYQCVIDDAYEETSPRASRWLMSKAHMKGITGAPYRARCDALTVTDVC; from the exons ATGACTAAGGATGTTCCTCACATGTCTGAGGATGTCCCTGATATGGCTGAGGATGCACCTGAGATGACTGCGAACGTACAGGTTGATGATGGGGCTGAGGGGTCACATGCTGATGATGCTGAGGGATTCCCAGGTGGGCCACGTGACCCATCAGTGCTGACATCATTTGCGGACCATGTTGCACACGCCATTTGGGgtggacag gaacgtcctgagtTGAAGTTGGTGTCGCACGGGAGGAAGGTGACATTaattgggaggccagtgcctgagattgaaggacTGGTTGGTACCACAAGATTAAGTCCATTGATCGGGTATTCAGTTGTAACCggcgatcctggacttatatccgcatttgtggagaggtggcacatcAAGAccagcaccttccaccttccagtAGGAGAGTTGACGATCACACTAGATGATGTGTCGTCACTCCTCCATTTGCCTATCAGTGGCGCGTTCCACAGCTTTCATGCTCTTTCTGTGGATGAGGCAATATTTTTGTTGACCGAGTTGCTTGAGGTGTCTGCTGAGGAGACTAGAGCCGAGACAACACGATCACGTGGGACATATGTACGGTTGGGATGGGTTCAAGACATCTATAAGATGAGATGTGAGGCCTGGCGATGGATTGTAGCAGCTCGTGCTTATCTGCTGCACCTggtcggttgcactctttttgctaacaagagtgcaacatatGTTCATGTGGTGCACCTAGAGGCTTTTCGCGACCTAGGCCAGAGTGGTGGTTATGCCTGGGGAGTtgccgcgctggttcatatgtacgaCCAGTTAGATGAAGCTTCTAGGACCACTACACGACAGATTGCGGGGTACCTGACTTTATTACgg tgctggatctatgagcactttcCTAGTGTATATCAGTGCGTCATAGATGATGCGTACGAAgagacgtccccacgtgcttcccggtggCTGATGTCGAAGGCGCATATGAAGGGAATTACAGGAGCACCGTACCGGGCACGTTGTGATGCTTTGACGGTCACAGATGTGTGCTAG